The Pseudodesulfovibrio sp. zrk46 genome contains a region encoding:
- a CDS encoding glutaminyl-peptide cyclotransferase, with protein sequence MIRHTFFIFLMIASLLLAIPAQAKAPVELARIVAEYPHDSDTSTQGLIYRDGLFYETSGGWEISYIAIVDPASGNILKKQAVPARYFAEGLDMHADRLFMLTWQSGIGFTYALDSLDQLGSFAYRHGRDASEGWGLTNDGSHFIRSSGEARLYFHSLDNFTLTDSIDIKDKERLINRLNELEYVEGLVYANLWKEDTIAVIDPDTGQVMKYIDLKPLRKRLNKSSGVANGIAYDRVTQKLYVTGKHWNKLFEISIK encoded by the coding sequence ATGATACGCCATACATTTTTCATATTTCTGATGATCGCCAGCCTGCTACTGGCAATCCCCGCTCAGGCCAAAGCCCCTGTGGAGCTGGCACGCATTGTGGCGGAGTACCCGCACGACAGCGACACCTCCACGCAGGGCCTCATCTATCGTGACGGCCTTTTCTACGAGACGTCTGGCGGCTGGGAGATTTCCTATATCGCCATTGTTGACCCGGCCTCGGGCAACATCCTCAAGAAGCAGGCAGTGCCTGCCCGCTACTTCGCGGAAGGGCTCGACATGCATGCAGACAGACTGTTCATGCTCACATGGCAGTCCGGCATCGGCTTCACCTATGCCCTCGACTCACTGGACCAGCTTGGCTCTTTTGCCTATCGACACGGCAGGGATGCCTCCGAAGGCTGGGGCCTGACCAACGATGGCAGCCACTTCATTCGCTCTTCCGGAGAGGCTCGTCTCTACTTCCACTCCCTCGACAACTTCACCCTGACCGACTCCATTGACATCAAAGACAAGGAGCGTCTGATCAACAGGCTCAATGAACTGGAGTATGTGGAAGGGCTGGTCTACGCCAACCTCTGGAAAGAGGACACCATCGCCGTCATCGATCCTGATACCGGACAGGTCATGAAGTACATCGACCTGAAACCGCTGCGAAAACGCCTGAACAAGAGCTCCGGCGTCGCCAACGGCATCGCGTATGACCGAGTGACGCAAAAGCTCTACGTGACCGGCAAGCATTGGAACAAGCTGTTCGAAATTTCCATCAAATAA
- the moaA gene encoding GTP 3',8-cyclase MoaA — MHKLLEDKHGRKASYMRVSVTDRCNLQCTYCAGEGKEFIPHPDILRYEEILEFMGMAVDMGVEKVRFTGGEPFVRKGFADFMIAAAEQFPDVDLCVTTNATLIKDYVAPLAAAGIRRVNISLDTMNPERFEEVTKRDLFHEVRANIDRCLEAGMKVKVNAVAMRGVNDNELPAFVDFARNNPVDMRFIEFMPVGLETGWADKAVWKADDILAEAGKLASLKAVENGDKQHGPARMFEIEGGQGRIGLISPYTNHFCATCNRLRLTSDGNLRTCLFSDKVYRLRPVLRHPQLGLKQVEKIIRSASRHKPIGHDLLERMPAGQGVCRTRMASIGG, encoded by the coding sequence ATGCATAAACTTCTCGAAGACAAGCACGGCCGCAAGGCTAGCTACATGCGCGTGAGCGTGACCGACCGTTGCAATCTGCAGTGCACCTACTGTGCGGGCGAGGGTAAGGAGTTCATCCCTCACCCTGATATCCTGCGCTATGAGGAAATCCTCGAGTTCATGGGGATGGCTGTAGACATGGGCGTGGAGAAGGTCCGCTTTACCGGCGGGGAACCCTTCGTGCGCAAAGGCTTTGCCGATTTCATGATCGCGGCGGCAGAACAGTTCCCGGATGTGGACCTGTGTGTCACGACCAATGCGACGCTCATCAAGGATTATGTGGCCCCGCTGGCTGCCGCTGGTATCCGTCGGGTGAATATCTCGCTGGATACCATGAATCCGGAACGCTTCGAGGAAGTGACCAAACGCGACCTGTTCCATGAGGTCCGCGCCAATATCGACCGGTGTCTGGAAGCGGGTATGAAGGTCAAGGTCAACGCCGTTGCCATGCGTGGCGTCAATGACAATGAACTGCCTGCGTTCGTGGACTTTGCACGCAATAATCCCGTGGATATGCGATTCATCGAATTCATGCCCGTGGGGCTGGAGACGGGTTGGGCCGACAAGGCCGTGTGGAAGGCGGACGATATCCTGGCCGAGGCCGGGAAACTGGCTTCCCTCAAGGCTGTTGAGAACGGTGACAAGCAACATGGCCCGGCTCGCATGTTCGAGATCGAAGGCGGTCAGGGGCGTATTGGCCTCATCTCTCCGTATACCAATCATTTCTGTGCAACCTGCAATCGCCTGCGTCTGACATCTGACGGCAATCTCCGCACCTGCCTGTTCTCGGACAAGGTGTATCGCTTGCGCCCGGTCCTGCGTCACCCGCAACTGGGCCTCAAGCAGGTGGAAAAAATCATCCGTAGCGCCAGCAGGCACAAGCCCATCGGCCATGATCTGCTCGAACGGATGCCAGCTGGTCAGGGCGTATGCCGAACCCGCATGGCCTCCATCGGCGGTTGA
- the ispH gene encoding 4-hydroxy-3-methylbut-2-enyl diphosphate reductase: MEIILAETAGFCMGVDLALRRLDKLVAAAEGRPIYILGPIIHNPQVLKWYGDQGVIIAKEPEDVPSGACVVIRAHGITREVEEALRSRDVVIKDATCPRVKKAQLLIRRHTAEGRELLLYGEADHPEVRGLVSYAEHGHFLFDSEEELDSYPLVKGKSYVLAAQTTQDRVIFDAIAEKLEKNKNIDVKVLQTICDATKLRQKEANKLATEVDFMVVVGGYNSGNTRRLAQVVTDQGTPCKHVETVGELDLDSLRGFSRIGVTAGASTPHHLIQEVLDTLNDL; this comes from the coding sequence GTGGAGATCATACTCGCTGAAACCGCTGGTTTTTGTATGGGCGTGGACCTGGCACTTCGTCGCCTGGACAAGCTCGTCGCCGCAGCCGAGGGCCGTCCCATCTACATTCTCGGTCCCATCATCCACAATCCTCAGGTCTTGAAATGGTATGGCGATCAAGGCGTAATCATCGCCAAAGAACCCGAAGATGTCCCTTCCGGCGCTTGCGTCGTCATCCGCGCCCACGGCATCACTCGTGAGGTGGAAGAAGCCCTGCGTTCGCGTGATGTTGTCATCAAGGATGCCACCTGTCCTCGCGTGAAAAAAGCACAACTGCTGATTCGTCGGCACACAGCCGAGGGCCGCGAACTCCTGCTTTACGGCGAGGCCGATCACCCCGAAGTACGTGGCCTGGTAAGCTACGCCGAGCACGGCCACTTCCTGTTCGACTCCGAAGAAGAGTTGGACAGCTATCCGCTGGTAAAGGGCAAGTCCTACGTGCTGGCAGCCCAGACCACACAGGACCGGGTGATCTTCGACGCCATTGCCGAAAAGCTGGAAAAGAACAAAAATATCGACGTTAAAGTGCTTCAGACCATCTGCGACGCCACCAAGCTTCGCCAGAAAGAGGCCAACAAACTGGCCACCGAAGTGGACTTCATGGTGGTCGTGGGCGGCTACAACAGTGGTAACACCCGTCGTCTCGCCCAAGTGGTGACCGATCAGGGAACCCCGTGCAAACACGTGGAGACGGTCGGCGAACTCGATCTCGACAGTCTGCGTGGCTTCTCCCGCATCGGCGTCACCGCCGGAGCCTCCACCCCGCACCACCTGATCCAAGAAGTGCTCGACACCCTGAACGATCTCTAG
- a CDS encoding YchJ family protein — protein sequence MTKPCPCGSGKESVECCLPIISGEKPAPTAEALMRSRYSAYVNQELDYLKTSLAPEALDGHDDASVKDWAEKAEWLGLEIHDKWAGEEGDEAGIVEFTANYAIDGEALSHRERAEFKKIDDHWRYVDGHMVSGPPVRKEKKVGRNEPCPCGSGKKYKKCCGR from the coding sequence ATGACCAAGCCTTGCCCTTGTGGTTCCGGTAAAGAATCCGTCGAGTGCTGCCTCCCCATCATCTCTGGAGAAAAACCCGCACCGACCGCCGAAGCGCTGATGCGCTCCCGCTACTCTGCCTACGTCAATCAGGAGCTGGACTACCTCAAGACCTCCCTGGCTCCTGAAGCCCTGGATGGCCATGACGACGCCTCGGTCAAAGACTGGGCTGAGAAAGCCGAATGGCTCGGCCTCGAGATCCACGACAAGTGGGCTGGCGAAGAAGGAGACGAAGCCGGTATCGTCGAATTCACTGCCAACTATGCCATCGACGGCGAAGCTCTCTCCCACCGCGAGCGCGCCGAGTTCAAGAAGATCGACGACCACTGGCGCTACGTGGACGGCCACATGGTCTCCGGTCCTCCGGTCCGCAAGGAAAAGAAAGTCGGCCGCAACGAGCCCTGTCCCTGTGGCTCCGGCAAAAAGTACAAGAAGTGCTGCGGCCGCTAG
- the lgt gene encoding prolipoprotein diacylglyceryl transferase gives MLSYPYFDPNMISIGPLHLRWYGMMYVFGVVSGWLMGRYRANKPWNKMTPTKMDDFITWAVVGVVAGGRLGYCMFYNASYYLQKPLKIFAVWEGGMSFHGGLLGVLFACWLFGRFNNMTFTEVGDFVSPLVPPGLFFGRIGNFINAELWGRETDGWWGMVFPGAGPMLRHPSQLYEAALEGVLLFIIVWWYSMKPRPRGCVGAVFLLGYGIFRFTVEFAREPDAHLGFVALNWMSMGQILCLPMIVFGVTYLWWAYRNEKTNPTIPAEFR, from the coding sequence ATGCTCAGTTACCCTTATTTTGATCCCAATATGATTTCTATCGGCCCCCTGCATCTGCGGTGGTACGGCATGATGTATGTCTTCGGCGTTGTCAGCGGCTGGCTCATGGGCCGGTACCGCGCCAATAAACCGTGGAACAAGATGACGCCGACCAAGATGGACGACTTCATCACCTGGGCCGTTGTGGGCGTGGTGGCGGGCGGACGCCTTGGCTACTGCATGTTCTACAACGCCTCATACTATTTGCAAAAACCGCTGAAGATATTTGCAGTATGGGAAGGCGGCATGTCGTTTCATGGCGGCCTGCTCGGTGTCCTCTTCGCATGCTGGCTGTTCGGACGGTTCAATAACATGACCTTTACGGAAGTCGGCGACTTTGTCTCACCGCTGGTGCCTCCGGGGCTTTTCTTCGGGCGCATCGGCAACTTCATCAATGCCGAACTCTGGGGCCGTGAAACCGATGGCTGGTGGGGCATGGTTTTCCCCGGCGCAGGCCCGATGCTGCGTCACCCCTCCCAATTGTACGAGGCCGCACTGGAAGGCGTCCTGTTGTTCATCATCGTGTGGTGGTACTCCATGAAGCCCCGTCCGCGTGGTTGCGTGGGAGCGGTGTTTCTTCTCGGCTACGGCATCTTCCGCTTTACGGTGGAGTTTGCTCGCGAGCCCGATGCGCACCTCGGATTTGTGGCCCTCAACTGGATGTCCATGGGGCAGATCTTGTGCCTGCCGATGATCGTATTCGGCGTGACCTACCTGTGGTGGGCGTATCGCAATGAAAAGACCAATCCTACGATTCCGGCTGAGTTTCGCTAG
- a CDS encoding tetratricopeptide repeat protein encodes MKTRNIAIAALIIATAVLAAHPAFAWQSVRVGQKNFERAWSAYSFKRYDKANEYFATSADAFAKALKEYPPSRTVMFPSNLTMTGISMYHAGRYQECIKVMAKAQYKDDTIMETYLFTALSYARLGNKDETTSWLEKFIKSYPMQRTIAAEANRQLTDLQTGSPDLKAVADAIDAAAIAQFQSNRVSTGNTLNAPNEQCNGNYWWRNYRAPCESSKFPQNSN; translated from the coding sequence ATGAAGACAAGAAACATAGCCATCGCTGCCCTGATCATTGCAACCGCTGTCCTCGCCGCACACCCGGCCTTTGCCTGGCAATCCGTGCGCGTCGGACAAAAGAACTTTGAACGCGCATGGTCTGCATACAGCTTCAAACGCTACGACAAGGCAAACGAATATTTCGCCACCAGCGCGGACGCCTTTGCCAAGGCACTGAAAGAATATCCGCCAAGCCGCACCGTCATGTTCCCGTCCAACCTGACCATGACGGGCATCAGCATGTACCATGCAGGTCGCTATCAGGAATGCATCAAAGTCATGGCCAAGGCCCAGTACAAGGACGACACCATCATGGAGACGTATCTCTTCACGGCCCTGTCCTATGCACGCCTCGGCAACAAGGACGAAACCACCTCGTGGCTGGAAAAGTTCATCAAGTCGTACCCCATGCAGCGCACCATCGCGGCTGAGGCAAACCGGCAGTTAACCGACCTCCAGACCGGCTCACCGGACCTGAAAGCTGTGGCCGACGCCATCGATGCGGCAGCCATAGCCCAGTTCCAGTCTAACCGTGTCAGCACTGGCAATACACTCAACGCACCCAATGAACAATGCAACGGCAATTACTGGTGGAGAAACTACCGGGCACCATGTGAATCCAGCAAGTTTCCCCAGAACAGCAATTAA
- the arfB gene encoding alternative ribosome rescue aminoacyl-tRNA hydrolase ArfB: MIRITETCIIPYEEIRFITSRSSGPGGQHVNTADTRVTLLFNVDKSSALSQLQKVAVKGKLRRRIDKRGVLRVTSQRFRSQKSNKDSAIERFVELMQWALKPVTVRKETRVPKSAKRKRLDRKKRTAERKKQRKMPNLNGEY, encoded by the coding sequence ATGATTCGCATTACGGAAACCTGCATCATCCCGTATGAAGAGATACGGTTCATCACATCCCGAAGCTCCGGCCCGGGCGGTCAACATGTGAACACGGCGGACACTCGCGTGACGCTGCTTTTCAACGTGGACAAAAGTAGCGCCTTGTCGCAACTGCAAAAAGTGGCGGTGAAAGGGAAATTGCGCCGCCGTATCGACAAGCGGGGCGTGCTCCGGGTGACATCGCAGAGATTCCGTAGCCAGAAATCCAATAAGGATAGCGCCATTGAACGGTTCGTAGAGTTGATGCAATGGGCGCTGAAACCGGTGACGGTGCGCAAGGAAACGCGTGTGCCCAAGTCGGCCAAACGGAAACGTCTGGATCGCAAGAAAAGAACAGCCGAGCGTAAGAAACAACGCAAGATGCCGAACTTGAACGGCGAATATTAG
- a CDS encoding EAL domain-containing protein: protein MADWFQKISIKYRLMAAFTVLFILTTGLAAVVIYSTVRDSLEDNILLQLETSTEGIRDTVQVAARVSIRNRLRAIAEKNVEILQGFNEAVQTGEMSEVEARAEARRILLSQTIGETGYIYAMSGKGIVEMHPALGMEGRDLSEHWLGKVQTGQRQGYIEYEWANPGEREERPKALYMMYFEPWDWIVSVSSYRSEFPALVDINDFRSVVDSHIIGKSGYVFIVDAQGDMIIHPWLQGNVTNTKGAKGSNLFQSVLEQGDGQITYWWVDPGYMTPREKLMVFRSVPEMDWFVCSASYLDEVYSPLERLRNLLLLTGAVVVLIILPLGYYLGSDIARPLKALAGSMSQAERGDLSVRADVKCQGEVGELAMRFNQYMSQLEGFNNDLKAEIDERVKAEQQLKLFAMVFHNALEGISITDTNGNMVEVNPSFTSITGYTPEEVLGKNPRVLKSEHHDDDFYRDMWLNLQKEGRWHGEIWNRRKNGETYPEILSISSVRDEDGEICNYVAVFHDISDMKLKDKQLEHQAYHDALTGLPNRTLAQDRLSVAIAHAQREDFKVAVLFLDIDNFKKINDSMGHAVGDILIQQVGERLKNDFRDADTVARLGGDEFLIVVEHVEDEREVIELADRLMAVFAEPFVLVNEEVEVTPSIGVTLYPDDGEDADILIKNADMAMYQSKAKGKNVYFLFTQEMNDRISRRLKLESDMRQAIKDRQFTVYFQPKIHLKTGTVMGMEALVRWAKPDGTIVSPADFIPLAEETGLIVPLGEFVLETSCQAMQLLDGVGCSDITVSVNLSPLQFEQEDLVDTVIANLERNGLPSKKLELEITESTLMTDIETSVEKLNLLSARGISIAIDDFGTGHSSLYYIKNFPINVLKIDQSFVRDMTDDMSDAQIVETIVLMAHNLGVKVVAEGVETRAQLELLEAYGCEMVQGYYYSKPLPLEDVIVYLQSKMAICHEYVD from the coding sequence ATGGCCGATTGGTTCCAAAAGATAAGTATCAAATACCGCTTGATGGCGGCTTTCACCGTGCTGTTCATACTGACCACGGGGCTTGCTGCTGTCGTGATTTATTCCACTGTCCGTGACAGCCTGGAAGATAATATCCTGCTGCAACTGGAAACCTCCACCGAGGGGATTCGGGACACTGTTCAAGTGGCTGCGCGCGTTTCCATTCGCAATCGCCTTCGGGCCATTGCCGAAAAGAACGTGGAAATCCTTCAGGGATTCAACGAGGCGGTGCAGACTGGTGAAATGAGTGAAGTGGAAGCGCGTGCGGAAGCCCGACGCATTCTTCTCAGTCAGACCATCGGTGAAACCGGCTACATTTATGCCATGTCGGGTAAGGGCATTGTGGAGATGCATCCGGCCTTGGGCATGGAGGGGCGAGATCTTTCCGAACACTGGTTGGGCAAGGTTCAAACTGGCCAGAGACAGGGGTACATAGAATACGAATGGGCTAACCCCGGCGAAAGGGAAGAGCGGCCCAAGGCGCTGTACATGATGTACTTCGAGCCATGGGATTGGATTGTTTCCGTTTCCTCCTATCGCAGTGAATTCCCCGCGCTGGTGGATATCAATGATTTCCGGTCGGTTGTGGACTCCCACATTATCGGAAAGAGTGGCTACGTGTTCATTGTCGACGCACAGGGTGACATGATCATCCATCCGTGGTTGCAGGGGAATGTGACCAACACCAAGGGAGCCAAAGGCAGCAACCTCTTCCAGTCTGTGCTGGAGCAGGGCGACGGCCAGATCACCTACTGGTGGGTCGATCCCGGTTACATGACACCGCGTGAGAAACTGATGGTGTTCCGTTCCGTCCCAGAGATGGATTGGTTCGTCTGTTCCGCCAGCTATCTGGACGAAGTGTACTCGCCACTGGAGCGTTTGAGAAACCTGCTTCTCCTGACTGGAGCTGTGGTTGTTCTGATCATTCTGCCGTTGGGGTATTACCTTGGCTCGGATATCGCCAGACCGCTCAAGGCGTTGGCTGGGAGTATGTCGCAGGCTGAACGCGGCGACCTGTCCGTGCGAGCAGATGTGAAGTGTCAGGGCGAGGTGGGCGAACTCGCCATGCGATTCAACCAGTACATGTCGCAACTGGAAGGATTTAATAACGATCTCAAGGCGGAGATCGATGAGCGCGTCAAGGCCGAGCAACAACTCAAACTGTTCGCCATGGTCTTCCATAATGCCCTTGAAGGAATTTCCATCACCGATACCAATGGCAACATGGTCGAGGTGAACCCCTCATTTACTTCCATCACGGGCTATACTCCGGAAGAAGTGCTGGGCAAGAACCCGCGTGTCCTCAAGTCCGAACACCACGATGATGATTTTTACCGTGACATGTGGCTCAACTTGCAGAAAGAAGGCCGCTGGCACGGTGAAATCTGGAATCGACGTAAGAATGGCGAGACTTACCCAGAGATTCTAAGCATTAGTTCCGTGCGTGATGAAGACGGGGAAATTTGCAACTACGTCGCAGTCTTCCACGATATCTCCGACATGAAGCTCAAGGACAAGCAGCTTGAGCATCAGGCATATCATGATGCCCTGACCGGCCTGCCCAACCGCACGCTGGCTCAGGACCGTCTGTCCGTGGCCATTGCCCACGCCCAGCGTGAGGACTTCAAAGTTGCGGTGCTGTTCCTCGATATCGACAATTTCAAGAAGATTAATGATTCCATGGGCCACGCCGTGGGTGACATCCTTATCCAGCAGGTGGGTGAGCGCCTCAAGAATGACTTCCGTGATGCGGATACCGTAGCCCGTCTGGGCGGTGATGAGTTCCTCATCGTGGTGGAACATGTGGAAGATGAGCGTGAGGTCATCGAGTTGGCAGATCGCCTCATGGCTGTTTTTGCCGAGCCGTTTGTCCTCGTGAATGAGGAAGTGGAAGTTACCCCGTCCATAGGCGTGACGCTGTATCCTGATGATGGTGAAGACGCTGATATCCTGATCAAGAATGCTGACATGGCCATGTACCAGTCCAAGGCCAAGGGCAAGAACGTCTATTTCCTGTTTACCCAGGAGATGAACGACCGAATCTCACGTCGCCTCAAGCTGGAGAGCGACATGCGTCAGGCTATCAAGGATCGTCAGTTCACCGTTTACTTCCAGCCCAAGATTCATCTCAAGACCGGTACGGTTATGGGCATGGAGGCGCTGGTGCGCTGGGCCAAGCCCGACGGCACCATTGTCAGCCCCGCGGATTTCATTCCCCTTGCGGAAGAGACTGGCCTCATCGTGCCCCTTGGCGAGTTCGTGCTGGAGACCTCTTGTCAGGCCATGCAGCTTTTGGATGGTGTTGGCTGCTCGGATATCACCGTGTCGGTCAACCTGTCGCCGCTGCAGTTCGAGCAGGAAGATCTGGTGGACACCGTCATTGCCAATCTCGAACGCAACGGCCTGCCCAGCAAGAAGTTGGAGTTGGAGATCACGGAATCCACTCTTATGACCGATATCGAGACTTCGGTGGAAAAGCTCAACCTGCTGTCAGCGCGCGGTATTTCCATTGCCATCGATGATTTTGGTACCGGGCATTCCTCGCTGTACTACATTAAGAATTTCCCCATCAATGTGCTCAAGATCGACCAGTCCTTCGTGCGTGACATGACGGACGACATGTCTGATGCGCAGATCGTTGAGACCATCGTGCTCATGGCGCACAACCTTGGCGTCAAGGTGGTGGCCGAAGGAGTGGAGACCCGTGCCCAGTTGGAACTGCTGGAAGCCTACGGGTGTGAGATGGTGCAGGGGTATTACTACAGCAAGCCGCTGCCGCTGGAAGACGTGATCGTCTACCTGCAGAGCAAGATGGCCATCTGCCACGAGTACGTAGATTAA
- a CDS encoding molybdenum cofactor biosynthesis protein MoaE — translation MDINKALADLKKEPGFTENVGMILVHNGIVRGWSRADRAEVTGIEITPDYEKMEEIRQEIEAREGIFRAVAHANAGKMVPGDDVLFLIVAGDIRENVKAALADFLDRVKAEAVTKKEIFA, via the coding sequence ATGGATATCAACAAGGCTCTCGCTGATCTGAAAAAAGAACCTGGGTTCACGGAAAATGTGGGCATGATTCTGGTGCATAACGGCATCGTACGTGGCTGGTCCCGTGCGGATCGTGCTGAAGTGACCGGAATCGAGATCACTCCGGATTACGAAAAAATGGAAGAAATCCGGCAGGAAATCGAAGCTCGTGAAGGCATCTTCCGGGCAGTGGCCCATGCCAACGCAGGCAAAATGGTGCCGGGCGACGACGTGCTCTTTCTGATCGTGGCCGGTGATATTCGTGAAAACGTCAAGGCCGCGCTGGCCGACTTCCTGGACCGCGTCAAGGCCGAGGCTGTGACCAAGAAGGAAATATTCGCCTAG
- a CDS encoding 3'-5' exonuclease, whose amino-acid sequence MTKAASIPDKYLRAFSKADINEMPLRRYEGPITVVRTEKQRTMALKEMEGEPLLGFDTETRPVFKKGRKPGPPSLIQLATAERAYVFQINILKLCNGICDLLADPSVVKTGVAVRDDIIGLQRLANFKPANFVDLSDITAKAKLQTHGLRNMAANLLGFRISKSAQCSNWSKEKLTPQQVNYAATDAWVSRELYIALDDLGLIKK is encoded by the coding sequence ATGACCAAGGCTGCCAGCATACCCGACAAATATCTCCGCGCTTTTTCGAAAGCCGATATTAATGAGATGCCCCTTCGACGTTACGAGGGGCCTATTACTGTTGTGCGCACTGAAAAACAGCGCACCATGGCTCTCAAGGAGATGGAAGGGGAGCCGCTACTCGGCTTCGATACCGAGACCCGTCCAGTCTTCAAAAAGGGCCGCAAACCGGGTCCGCCCTCTCTTATCCAGCTTGCCACCGCTGAACGCGCCTACGTTTTTCAGATAAATATTCTGAAGCTCTGCAACGGCATCTGCGATCTGCTGGCCGATCCCTCCGTGGTCAAGACCGGCGTGGCCGTCCGCGACGACATCATCGGCCTGCAACGACTGGCCAACTTCAAACCAGCCAACTTTGTCGATCTCTCCGACATCACGGCCAAGGCCAAGCTGCAGACCCACGGGCTGCGCAACATGGCCGCCAACCTGCTCGGCTTCCGCATTTCCAAGTCCGCCCAGTGTTCCAACTGGTCCAAGGAAAAGCTCACACCGCAACAGGTCAACTACGCTGCTACCGACGCATGGGTCAGCCGCGAGTTGTATATCGCCCTCGACGATCTCGGGCTTATCAAAAAATAA
- a CDS encoding TetR/AcrR family transcriptional regulator, whose translation MNDAPDVNTKDALLAAAMEVFADKGFDAATVRDICGKANANVAAVNYHYGGKDALYVAVLEEVFPQEENDRFVPDANLSPEEQLRAYLLALISEIYERGDDLITQRWAIFLREIAKPSHNLDFIVRRQVQTRADELRAIVSDIMGPGTPDHVLAFASSSIWALAMDHVTTQPILDRLSPPRPRVQDHLELFVDHVLKFSLGGLKAIKE comes from the coding sequence ATGAACGATGCGCCTGACGTCAACACAAAAGATGCGCTTCTGGCCGCGGCCATGGAAGTCTTCGCGGACAAGGGTTTTGATGCAGCCACGGTTCGTGACATCTGCGGAAAGGCCAACGCCAACGTGGCAGCCGTCAACTACCACTACGGCGGCAAGGACGCCCTGTATGTGGCTGTCCTCGAAGAGGTCTTCCCTCAGGAAGAGAACGACCGATTCGTACCGGACGCGAACCTGTCCCCCGAAGAGCAGTTGCGCGCATACCTTCTGGCGCTGATCAGCGAGATATACGAACGCGGTGACGACCTGATCACCCAACGTTGGGCCATCTTCCTGCGCGAAATCGCCAAGCCGAGCCACAACCTCGACTTCATCGTACGCCGCCAGGTGCAGACTCGCGCCGATGAGCTCCGAGCCATTGTCAGCGACATCATGGGTCCGGGCACGCCTGACCATGTGCTCGCCTTTGCCAGCTCCAGCATCTGGGCACTCGCCATGGACCACGTCACCACCCAGCCCATCCTCGATCGCCTGTCGCCGCCGCGCCCACGCGTTCAGGACCATCTGGAACTGTTCGTGGACCACGTCCTCAAATTTTCCCTCGGCGGCCTCAAGGCCATCAAGGAATAG